The segment TACTCAATCAACCCACACCTTTTTAGAAACGAAATATATTAACTCCATAGAAAGATAAAAAAGGATATTACAGCTGGAATAGGATTGTATCATACACCCTACTTAAATCCTAACAAACTAGTTTATATATACTTACAATACTTATCACTGATTCATATGATAGCTGTAAATATTTTTATAGTATAACACATCTTCTATTAGGAGATGTATAAAGCCAGTTACAGAGTTTTATGAAGAGGAAATAGACTATTTAATAAATCATCTAAGCATCTTCTGTCTTATATTTGAAATATCAATAGAGTATTTAAGTAAATGGTGAGGCTTTCGTTTTCCTACCTACGCTTCTTTCAAAATCAGACTAGATCAACTAGATAGAGAAGGCATCCTACTTCAACACACACTCAAGGATGCTATTTCTACCCAAACTAATTCTTTTTAGAGGATAGTCTATCTCAAACTTAATCAAGCAAATAGCCTTCATTATTCACAAAGTTTCCTATCTTTAAGAGAAGACAAACAACAGCAGAGTATTGCCCCAAAATAGGCTAACTCATCAATAGGTGGTATTATATAAAGTAAAATAAGGATATGAAATATTATGTGAATCGGAACCCCAATACATCGGGGCAAAGGGAAGTACATACCGAGTTCTGTGGCTTTCTTCCCTCCCCCACATATAACAGAGTATATTTGGGTGATTTTTCGGAGTGCACAGATGCCCTCGATTCTGCTAAAAAACTATATGGGAAAGTAACCTATTGCTCGTTTTGCTGTAAAAACAAAGAGAAATAGCTTTCTCTTCTTAAACTTTTGAGAT is part of the Bacteroides coprosuis DSM 18011 genome and harbors:
- a CDS encoding hypothetical protein (KEGG: fjo:Fjoh_4853 hypothetical protein~SPTR: Putative uncharacterized protein;~IMG reference gene:2504107606), with the protein product MKYYVNRNPNTSGQREVHTEFCGFLPSPTYNRVYLGDFSECTDALDSAKKLYGKVTYCSFCCKNKEK